GCTCCGCAAAGCTTCGACCATCCGCCTCAATTGCTTTATAGGTTTCTGAATCGGTAATTTCGTTGACTAAGGTTTGCAACTCTACTTTTGGACGAACCACTACTGGACGCATGGTATCGACGCTTTGCAGTGTGGAGTACAGGTCAACGGCATCGAAGATTTTAAATGAGGTTTTACCTGCTGCCGGGCATAAGCGTGTCGCCCGGCCTTTCATTTGCTCGTATAAGATACGGCTGCGTACCTTACGCATGAACACCAAGTTACAGATGCTTGGTATGTCGATACCGGTTGTAAGTAGGTCTACCGTAACCACGATGTTAGGTAAGCGCTCTTTTTTAAAGCGAGTGATCATCGATTGTACTTTGGTGGAGTCTTTATCTGAGTCACCAGTAATTTTAATGATCGCATCATGCTCAAGCTGCGGGTATTTGGCTTTAAACGCAGTACGCAACTCTTCGACCACAGAGTCGGCATGAGTGTTGTTCACGCAGAATACGAGCGTTTTTTGTGGGCTGGTTGGATCAATATGATTAACCAGTTCTTCACACACCACTTTGTTGAAGTTTGAAGCAATGAGCGCACGGTTGAAATCCGCAACTTCAAAGCCTTGTTCGTCATCTAAGGTGTCGTTGATTAACTCACCTTGGTTAGATAGCCTCTGAACCTCGCTACCTTGAGATAAATACAACCCAGACTCACTGAGCTTAGTAATGATTCGGATTGGCGGTTCTTGATCGGTTAAGTAACCGTCGATAACTGCTTTTCGGTAGCTATAGCGGTAAACAGGTTTCTTCTGCTCACCACCAAAGATATCAATGGTGTGTAGCGCAGGTGTTGCCGTTAACGCGATTTTTACCGCATCGAAGTGATCGATGATACGGCGATAAGAAGAAATAAAGTCTTGTTCGCTTCTGAACTTCTCTTCCCCTTCTGTTTGCTCTTTATCGAGAATGTAACCACGATGGGCTTCATCGACAATAATGCAGTCGTAACGCCCTACTGGCATGACTTCATCACTTTGTAGCGTGCGCTTAACGAGAGACTGAACAGTGGCAACGTGGATCTTGGTGCTATCTTCAGGGAAGCGGTCAGTTAACCCTTTTACATTGAATATAGAGTTAAAGGTATCCCCGTTGATATTGGTGTCTTCAAATGAATCAAGTGCCTGCTTGCCAAGTGAGGTACGATCGACCAAGAACAGAACGCGCTTAAATCGCTGAGACTGAATAAGGCGATACATTAAAGCAATCGCAGTACGTGTTTTACCAGTACCTGTCGCCATGGCTAACAAGATATCTTGCTGACCATTAACAATGGCTTGCTCGGACGCTTGCACCGCTTCTTCTTGATAGTAACGTAAACCGAGGTCACTCATGTCTGCATTTCGGCTAAACCAGTTGTTGGTTAACTGGTCATCGCTTTCTAGCTTGGCAACTAACTCTTCAGGTCGGTGCCATTCAGGCAATGCTTTGGGCATATTGGTGGCATGGCGAACGTCACGATACCAGATACCACTTTTAGTTTTCGCTGCCGCTTTATAGCCACGACCATTGGCAGAAAAACAGAATGGGATTTTGAACTCTTGCATTTTAAGAGTTGAGGAGCCGTGCGAATCCGCCCACGAAGGCAAATAAGTAGGTAAAGCTTCAGCTACTTGATCGAGTTCATCTTGGCCGTTCGCGGCTTGCTGTAATTCTGAACGTAGAAAATCATTATCAAAATACTTACTGTAACGGTAAGCCTCTGTCAGCTTCGCTGAAACATCTTTGTTGTTCTTCTTCGCTTCAATGACGCCCATCGGCTTTAAGCCGACAAATAATACGTAATCAGCGAAGCCTGTTTTACCGGTTTCATCTTTGCCTGTTGGCCACTCTGCGATGGCAATATTGCGACCGACTTGTGGCCTCGTGCCGTTGGCAAAATTTAGCTTTTTGGTGTCTGCATCCCAGCCGGCCTTGCGCAGCTGGTTATCAATTAGATAGCGGGTTTCATCTTCGCTTAGATTTAGAGGGCGCGACTTGGCCTCTTCGATAATTTGTTTCTTATAAGCTTTACGCTCTACTTCAGTCTTCTTAGAAAGCTCTGTTTCTTGCTCTTTAAGTTTTGCTTCTAGTGCGCTAATTCGAGCTTGAGACTGCTCGTGTGTTTCTTCCTGCTTACTCTCTAAAACGGAGATGTAGCCATTCAGCGCGGTGAGTTTCGCCTGTTGCGCATCTAGTTCTGCTTTCGACTGTTCTTTCGCTTGGCTTTCACTTTGGCGAGCTAATGCCAATTCATGTTTCAGCGACAACACTTCTTGTTCAAACTGTTCACCGCTATCTGAGCTTGGTAAAACAAACTGAGGGACAGGAAAGTCATAGTTTTTGGTAACAAGTCGGTAGTACCAAACCGCTAAGCGGAAAGCAAAGCGCAGACACATTTCTGCATCTTGAAGATCATCATGATATTCATGTACGGCTTGGTTGCCTATTTTACGTAGCTTATGGAAGACGTTGAGAATGCTGTCATCAACAAAAGGAATTTTGCCGAGTTCACGTAGGAGTTCATGTTGGTTTTCAGGAACTTCGATATCTAACAGCTTCGCTAAGTGTTTGGCTGTCGCTTCACCAAAGATACGCAGTTTAACCAGTGTGGTATTTGGATCATCTGGGTAATTTCTCTCTGCTGCTCGAGCAATGGCGAACAAGAAATCGTTGACGCCTTTGAGGAATTCGAAGTTTGATTTTTGCATTAAATACCAACCGACTCGTCGTAATTTAGAATGTAATTTTTATTGAATAAACCGTATCTTACAATAAAAACCTTATATAAAACGGTGAAATAGGCCGCACACGACCTATTAGTTTTTACAAGATGTGACCATTGCTCACATAACATCCATTTATTCACGCAATTGCACAGTTAGCGCTCAGGCTAGCGTGCAATAACGTCCACATCTCCAAACATCTCAAAGCCTAGAAAAATGGGTCGAATAAGAAGCTCAACAGCTCATTAAGTTCTTGTTCTGTTTTTATCTTGGCACGGATAGCCGCATCACCACGCTTTAAACCCGGGGAAGCGTACGTGTTACTGTGTCTGCCTTTTTCTTCTGGGTAGACAACTTTTTCACAAGAAAGCTCTTCCAATGCATCCGCGTTGTGAGGCAGCCAAACCAATGCATGTTCACTGGTGCTAGGCTGATCGATTTGCACAACAACACCAAAGCCTGAGGTAATATCCCATGCCAATGCTTTTTTCGTTTCTCGCGTTGGCACGCCCAACTTTTCTGAAAGTGCTGTTATCGTTTTGTTCTTCACTGCTTTATCTCATTGGATTTTATCATGTTTTCATTCACGCTCTACGCTAACCGCATTGAATTTCTAAGCTTTTGAGAGCTAGTTAAATAGCTTACAAATATCCTCAAGCCGACCGATTACCACCTTTTTAAGTTCAGTTGCGTCCTTACTATTACGTGATTCAAGTTCTTTCAAAATTATAATTAGATCACCAGCATTATGCTGGGCGAAACTATATCTGGCTGTTAAATTATTAATACTTAGATCTTTCAGAGAATTACTCATCATCGTTGCATCAAATTTATAATCGCTATGTTGTATCCGATCTTTATGAGCACTCAAACGCTGAGTAAAATAGCCTGCACGGTCAACTTGAATTTTGAACTTTTCAACAAAGGTTTGAGCATTCTCATGTCCAGTTACTGCAGCCTTCGCTAACCAACGTTCACCATGGCGACGTAAGCTTGCATCACTGTTTCGCAGTAATATTTGACCCAGCTGGTTCATAGCCTCAGAGTTACCCTGATTCGCAGATTTTTTAATGTAAAGCTCATGATCTTCATCTTTGCCCAGTTGCTTAGCAACATATGCTTTAGACAAATAGACATTACTCTTCTGCTGCAGTCCAGACTGTTCTCCATATTTAGAAGTCTTAAATTCAGTTTCCCAAAAATGTTCCACCCAACGCTCTAGTTTCCTTTCCCTTTCATCCAGATAGCTTTGTTCAGGCCTTGGCAAGCCACGAGTTTCACTGTAACTATTGATAGCAGGAGGTAAACCTTTGAAATGAGGAATATTGGAATTTGGTAACAGCTTAAATTTGGTTCGCAAAAGTTTTTCACAGAAGTACTGCCACGATGTCAGGTGGTCATGGACATCAAGCTGTGACATCTCACGGATAGCTTCGATAGTAAGGTTTTTTGATTCAAACAGGCGCTTAGCATTCCATTCCGTATTTTTGAAAAAGCGTGTTTCGCTCAGATCCCCTCTCAAAAACTCGACGGCAATAACTTTGTCTAACTCAAAAATCAGCACTTCACATTGATAGATCGACTTTTCAGACAAAACCTCTACTTGCCTTGAAGATGAGTATCCTTGGCTAGTGAGGTATTGAAAAGTTAACTTAGGTAACAAAGCTCTAATGCGATTAAAGCGGGAGCTATAGTTAGACCAAAACATGGTTCGGCTGTGAATTTGCCTCGCTTCATGCTCCTCAAGCTCTAAGTATTCTCTCCCGTGATCTGATGTTAATAATCTAGATATACTCTTAAGTTCGTAATAACTTGAAATGTTAAATTTCTTTTTGAGTATGCTTTTACTTTGCTCAGACAAGGAGTACCAAAAGGAGTCATCGCTCGTTGGTAAGCATTTTTCTTCGAGAATGTCTTTTACGTGATAGCCATAATCAAAGTTTTTAAAGTGAGTGATTACGGTATCGCAAAAAGCTAGCTTATTATTGGTCGTTTTTAGGCTACGAAAACATTCTTGTAGCCATAAGTCCGCTACGCTAGTAAGTGGTTTAGGAGCGACTTTAACTAATTCAGTTGATAAATTACGTTCGTAAGAATTGGCTTTTGGCAGGCGTAAGTATTTTACGTAACTCTTCGGCGTTCTATTGTTGTCAAAGCAATATTGACTCATTGATTGATAACTTTGGCTTCTTATCGCTTGAAGCCAGTCGATCTTTTTCCGTTCTAAGTCTGCAAGTTCAGATACGCCTTGAACAATGTCCATACTTTGAATCAAATCGGGGATAATAGACGTTGGCTTACCGTCAAGCGCTAATGCTACTTTAAAGAACGCAATGTCTCCCAATGCGACATTGGTACACATTGCATACCAAATAGCACGGCAAGCATCGTTAACCTCACTTGCTTCGAGATCATTCCACTGACTATGATTTTCTACAGCATCTAGCCATTCCAAGATTGAAATTTGATCACTCTTTCCTTGGTCAACAAGTTGGATGATCTGTTTTATCGTTTTGGGAGGGAAGCTCGGTAAGTTACCCTCTAGATCACCCATGTTGTAGAAATCGTCAAATGACATTCTGTCGAGACTGTTTACTCCAGGGACGACAGGCTGATTAAAAGTAAAACCTTTATTACTCAACTGATGTCACCTCAGAAAAATAACCTAAAAACTCATCGTCTTTAAACTGGAATCTGAATTTCACTTTGCGGTCTGCTGGTTCTGTCGCTTCTTGGTTCGCCTCTATTGGCCCACGGCCTGAGATCATCGCTTTGTCAAAAAACGGTAGCTTGTGCGCAAAATCCATGCTGTTTATGTACTTCGCCACACTATTCGCTCTTAAGACACTAAGTTCCATATTACGGTCAAATGAGCCTTCTGAACTTGAATGCCCCTCAATCACGATACGGCTTACTTCGTCAGACGTTTGCTTAGATTGGAATATCACGTCGGAATAAATAGGAACAAACTGATCGAGAAACTCTTTACCAGACGGCTTCAAGCGGTACTCGTTTCTATCAAATAGAATTGAATCTAAAATTGAGATGTCACCAGTTTCAGAGTTAGCTTGAACTTCAATACCCGCCCCCTTTAAAGCGTCATTAATGCCTTTGATGATCACAACTCGAGTCGTTTGGCTATTTTCATGAACTTCCGAGATCTGAACTAACGCACTAATCAATAACAATGCAAAGATCATCAAGAGTACGGACATCAAGTCGCCAATCGACAACCAAACCCCAGATTCTTCAGCGTCGGCTGTTCTCGGGCTTGTTCTCAACCCGCGCATTACGCTTCCGCCTTAGCAACAGCTCGCTCGTCTGCTTCAAACTCTCGACGCTGTACTTGAGAGTTAATCAAGTAACCTGCAGCTTGCGATAACTTGTTATGAATAGAACTTGCAGCTGTATCAAAATCACCAAAGAAGCTTTCAAAGCTTTGGTTCGCCCTTGTGAAATATTCATCCATCGCTTTAGGTAGGTTTTCGGTAACGTCGTTAAACGTAGCAGCAGCTTTTGAATATTCTAATTTAAGCTGTCCAATCTCTCGGCCCATGGTACGCGCTGCATCTTGCAGCTCAGCCATTTTCGAAGCTTCATTTAAGCCAATGGCCTTAGCTACTTGCTCGATCGTTTTCGCTGACTTTTGTAGTTCAGTGTGTTGGGCAGTTAGTTCTTGCAGTAGGTTGTGACGAGTCTGATACTCACTTTCAAAGACTTTACGGAAATTATCAACTACACCATTTAAACCATCACGTTGCTTGCCAAGACTATCTTCAAGTAATGTGTTTTGCTGGGTAAAGTAACCGGTTAAGTTTTGCTGATACTGCTCACGGAATGCTTCTAGTTCAGTTTGTACTGTTTGTGACATTGAGATAACTTTCTTATCAATATCACCAAGCCCTGAAATCAACTCATCTTTTGCAGATGACATCAGACCGCTCGCCTCTTCACCTACCGTTTCCAGTACTTTGGTTTGGTTATCAAAAATGTCTTGCGATTCTTTCAGCAAAGAAGCAATTCGACTTTCAACATTATTGAATAGAGCTTGCTCTGCACTTTGTCGTTCAGAGAGCGCTTTATCCATTGAATCTTTAATGCCTTCAAAAGCAGATGCAGCAGTTTCTGAGCTATGTTCAAAAGCAACACGCTGTTTATCCATTCCTTCTGCTGCGCTATTCAACATTAGCTGAACTTCGTTAGCAATTGCACCCATGGCACCTTGGGTGTCGTCTTTAAAGCTACTTAAGATCTCTTTAAGCGACTCAGCAAAACCTTGAAGTTTAACCATGGTTTCTTGTTGGAATTTATCGATTGTTTCTACTGTTTCAGCTGTGCGCGTCATTACTTGTTCAACGTTACGGTTTAGCAGTTCAGATACTTCATTGTTTTTCTCTACTGCACTCGACGTTTTCTCTAGTTCAGCTACAACAGGTTCAATTAGCTGAGTCTTCATTTCACCGATCATAAGATCCATCAACTCTTTCTGATTTTGCTCTTTGATTTCTTTAAGCAATGAAAGCTCATTTTTGATTCCTTCTAAAGCAGGTGACATCTGTTTTTCGATTGACTCTGTCACTGCTGCTGAAATCGTATTCGCTATGATTTCACCATTAAATGATTGCCCTAAAGCAGACAATTGAGTAACAACTGAGTCCATGCTCCCACCCAGTTTCTCCATTACAAGCGCAGAGTTTAGCTGAGCATCAATCACTTCTTGCTGGTTTTCATTGGAGATGTTTTTCAAATACATGATTGGGCTAGCTTCTAGATATTGGCTAGCAATAGAAGCGATGAAATCACTTTGTTTTTTAGCCATCCAACTTGACGACGCTTTCATGACAACCATGAACACTGCAGATAGCGACAAGCCAACTAAAGATGTGTAAAAGGCTGTTTTCATGCCTTCTAATAATAGCGCGGCTGATTTTAAAAGTGCTTGAGATTCACCAGTCATGGAGAACTCACTTAGGCCTAACGTGATACCTAAAAATGTACCTGTGATACCTAAACTCGTTAACAGAGCTGGTACCAATTTGTATCGACTTGCGTCAAAGCTTGGCAGCATCTGCGTTATCGGAGATTTTGATAACCATTTGCCTTGTTTAGATTCTACCGAAAGAGACTCACCTTCAGCGTCATACACCAAGTGGTCTGCGACCCAAACTAATTCATCCTTACTCAATTTAGCGATTGGTAGCTGACCATCACTGAATCTTTCTCTAAGTGACGCTATAGCAGATAGCCTGCTTTTCTCATCAGAGTTGACCTTCAATGCTCTGTATAGAAAACAAATAAAGCACACGATAGTTGAACCAATGATCACTGCAGTCACAGGTTCGCTGAATAAATTCAAAATAAATTGAAACATGGTAAGCCTTATTGATTTAGTAAGTTTTGTAATTCTTGGGGAGTGAACAGTTCTTCGGCGATTCTCACCGGAAGGTGTTCAGCATCTGTACGTAACGTGTCATTAATTCGTATAGGGGTCTTGATCCTGACGCTATACATACCCTCACCATGATCTTCGCTGTCGGTTGCTACCTTTAGATAGACATCTTCAGGAAACTCACGAAGCAAAGTAGCTTGCAGAGATGACTTTGTATCGCGAAACGATTTTGTAGCAACAAAATCGTTTCCAAACTCATCACGAGACAATTTCCATGCATGGTTGATGGTAATTATTCTTTCGAGAATCTCATCAAAACGTATTCTCACGTCGTCTCTCCTAATACATAACCTACCAACGTAAATTCCCCGCTTGAGATCGATAGTCTGCTAAAAAGTCATTGGCCGTGACCACATGCCAACCTTCACTATTAGCGTCTTCAATATCATTGGATGAAATAGCAATACCAAACTTATGTTTAGGCCAAGCAAGTTCAACCTTTGCAGTTATGTCACCGAATGAATCAGCAATATAAAAGGCAACTTCTGGAAGAGTCGTGCCAAATTGTTTGCAGGCATGCAAAACACCATGTATACCCGGATCTGAGTAATCGAATATCTCTTGCCAGCCGCTTAAATCACCTAACAAACCTTGCGCTTGGCGCAGTTGATTAATCAACTGTCTTTCCGAGTGACTCAGTGCCATATGTGAATGCATAGGCTGCTTGCTATGGCAATCTATACATAATGCTTTCAAGTTACTGGCTTTGTTATTAGATTTCACACCACTGATATGATGTACATGAAGTAAGCTTCTATTTGAACGCAGATTGACATTACACTGCTCGCATTCAAAATTTTTCTCGACTCTATAATGAGACGAAACTTTAGCCCAATCTTCCGTGTAACCTGTTTCGGCCGTTTCTGCTTTTCTGGATGGAAGGTGAGGAAAGAACGAACTATATGTTGCGAAGAATTCAGCCATGTCAAATTGTTGTACAACGGAACTAATTGGTGTTCCAGTATTGCAGCCTTTATAATTCAACTGCCTCAGACAATTCTGACAAACTTTAAGTTTTGCTTTAGTTTCACCATAACTTGATGATACAACAAATTCACCGGAGGTATCATTGGTCACAACATACCGCTCGAAGCGTCCATTCGCTCTCATGCTTTGCAGTGTCTTACAATCAGCAATATGGAAACGGGCACTAGTACCATTCGCTTTGATGTATAACGATACATTCCTACCTTTATAACTAAGAAGGCCTGAATCTACATCAACATCTTTTAACTCAACGTCTTTACCAATGGCTAATTCTAGATCGAGT
Above is a window of Vibrio cortegadensis DNA encoding:
- a CDS encoding chemotaxis protein, which produces MFQFILNLFSEPVTAVIIGSTIVCFICFLYRALKVNSDEKSRLSAIASLRERFSDGQLPIAKLSKDELVWVADHLVYDAEGESLSVESKQGKWLSKSPITQMLPSFDASRYKLVPALLTSLGITGTFLGITLGLSEFSMTGESQALLKSAALLLEGMKTAFYTSLVGLSLSAVFMVVMKASSSWMAKKQSDFIASIASQYLEASPIMYLKNISNENQQEVIDAQLNSALVMEKLGGSMDSVVTQLSALGQSFNGEIIANTISAAVTESIEKQMSPALEGIKNELSLLKEIKEQNQKELMDLMIGEMKTQLIEPVVAELEKTSSAVEKNNEVSELLNRNVEQVMTRTAETVETIDKFQQETMVKLQGFAESLKEILSSFKDDTQGAMGAIANEVQLMLNSAAEGMDKQRVAFEHSSETAASAFEGIKDSMDKALSERQSAEQALFNNVESRIASLLKESQDIFDNQTKVLETVGEEASGLMSSAKDELISGLGDIDKKVISMSQTVQTELEAFREQYQQNLTGYFTQQNTLLEDSLGKQRDGLNGVVDNFRKVFESEYQTRHNLLQELTAQHTELQKSAKTIEQVAKAIGLNEASKMAELQDAARTMGREIGQLKLEYSKAAATFNDVTENLPKAMDEYFTRANQSFESFFGDFDTAASSIHNKLSQAAGYLINSQVQRREFEADERAVAKAEA
- a CDS encoding EH signature domain-containing protein encodes the protein MSNKGFTFNQPVVPGVNSLDRMSFDDFYNMGDLEGNLPSFPPKTIKQIIQLVDQGKSDQISILEWLDAVENHSQWNDLEASEVNDACRAIWYAMCTNVALGDIAFFKVALALDGKPTSIIPDLIQSMDIVQGVSELADLERKKIDWLQAIRSQSYQSMSQYCFDNNRTPKSYVKYLRLPKANSYERNLSTELVKVAPKPLTSVADLWLQECFRSLKTTNNKLAFCDTVITHFKNFDYGYHVKDILEEKCLPTSDDSFWYSLSEQSKSILKKKFNISSYYELKSISRLLTSDHGREYLELEEHEARQIHSRTMFWSNYSSRFNRIRALLPKLTFQYLTSQGYSSSRQVEVLSEKSIYQCEVLIFELDKVIAVEFLRGDLSETRFFKNTEWNAKRLFESKNLTIEAIREMSQLDVHDHLTSWQYFCEKLLRTKFKLLPNSNIPHFKGLPPAINSYSETRGLPRPEQSYLDERERKLERWVEHFWETEFKTSKYGEQSGLQQKSNVYLSKAYVAKQLGKDEDHELYIKKSANQGNSEAMNQLGQILLRNSDASLRRHGERWLAKAAVTGHENAQTFVEKFKIQVDRAGYFTQRLSAHKDRIQHSDYKFDATMMSNSLKDLSINNLTARYSFAQHNAGDLIIILKELESRNSKDATELKKVVIGRLEDICKLFN
- the hsdR gene encoding type I restriction-modification system endonuclease, producing MQKSNFEFLKGVNDFLFAIARAAERNYPDDPNTTLVKLRIFGEATAKHLAKLLDIEVPENQHELLRELGKIPFVDDSILNVFHKLRKIGNQAVHEYHDDLQDAEMCLRFAFRLAVWYYRLVTKNYDFPVPQFVLPSSDSGEQFEQEVLSLKHELALARQSESQAKEQSKAELDAQQAKLTALNGYISVLESKQEETHEQSQARISALEAKLKEQETELSKKTEVERKAYKKQIIEEAKSRPLNLSEDETRYLIDNQLRKAGWDADTKKLNFANGTRPQVGRNIAIAEWPTGKDETGKTGFADYVLFVGLKPMGVIEAKKNNKDVSAKLTEAYRYSKYFDNDFLRSELQQAANGQDELDQVAEALPTYLPSWADSHGSSTLKMQEFKIPFCFSANGRGYKAAAKTKSGIWYRDVRHATNMPKALPEWHRPEELVAKLESDDQLTNNWFSRNADMSDLGLRYYQEEAVQASEQAIVNGQQDILLAMATGTGKTRTAIALMYRLIQSQRFKRVLFLVDRTSLGKQALDSFEDTNINGDTFNSIFNVKGLTDRFPEDSTKIHVATVQSLVKRTLQSDEVMPVGRYDCIIVDEAHRGYILDKEQTEGEEKFRSEQDFISSYRRIIDHFDAVKIALTATPALHTIDIFGGEQKKPVYRYSYRKAVIDGYLTDQEPPIRIITKLSESGLYLSQGSEVQRLSNQGELINDTLDDEQGFEVADFNRALIASNFNKVVCEELVNHIDPTSPQKTLVFCVNNTHADSVVEELRTAFKAKYPQLEHDAIIKITGDSDKDSTKVQSMITRFKKERLPNIVVTVDLLTTGIDIPSICNLVFMRKVRSRILYEQMKGRATRLCPAAGKTSFKIFDAVDLYSTLQSVDTMRPVVVRPKVELQTLVNEITDSETYKAIEADGRSFAEHSHEQLVAKLQRISSHAEFSRLKSREIDSQIKRFDELCQDSAGCNFASLAKTLKQKGPKWSAEVFNKVTNMVGRLEQLKQEINDLRDMPIFTDVDDSLLRVETVYGEHETAQDFLEAFDALVDKSSNQQEALDVVINRPRGLTRKGLLELQEWFDAQNFNEPTLKKAWKETKNQDVAARLIGHIRQAAIGDALLPFEDRVDQALEKIKAQKEWSDEQFNWLDRLASSIKDKVVLDDDTFKTGNYKRKGGKRKLMNIFNDELDSILTQFNEFMWDEPA
- a CDS encoding HNH endonuclease; this translates as MKLSVSFKNLKAAVSVMGPEEKGLFNLAYQETSIEKLDLELAIGKDVELKDVDVDSGLLSYKGRNVSLYIKANGTSARFHIADCKTLQSMRANGRFERYVVTNDTSGEFVVSSSYGETKAKLKVCQNCLRQLNYKGCNTGTPISSVVQQFDMAEFFATYSSFFPHLPSRKAETAETGYTEDWAKVSSHYRVEKNFECEQCNVNLRSNRSLLHVHHISGVKSNNKASNLKALCIDCHSKQPMHSHMALSHSERQLINQLRQAQGLLGDLSGWQEIFDYSDPGIHGVLHACKQFGTTLPEVAFYIADSFGDITAKVELAWPKHKFGIAISSNDIEDANSEGWHVVTANDFLADYRSQAGNLRW
- a CDS encoding OmpA/MotB family protein, encoding MRGLRTSPRTADAEESGVWLSIGDLMSVLLMIFALLLISALVQISEVHENSQTTRVVIIKGINDALKGAGIEVQANSETGDISILDSILFDRNEYRLKPSGKEFLDQFVPIYSDVIFQSKQTSDEVSRIVIEGHSSSEGSFDRNMELSVLRANSVAKYINSMDFAHKLPFFDKAMISGRGPIEANQEATEPADRKVKFRFQFKDDEFLGYFSEVTSVE